One Cucurbita pepo subsp. pepo cultivar mu-cu-16 chromosome LG11, ASM280686v2, whole genome shotgun sequence DNA window includes the following coding sequences:
- the LOC111805020 gene encoding RNA-binding protein 48: protein MPRYTNEPPAVRVYTICDESRYLIVRNVPALGCGDELLKLFSSYGNLEECKPMDAEECDEFTDVYFVKFHLVSNARFAKRKLDEFVFLGNRLQVSYAPDFESLLDTKEKLEVRRREVLARLDSGRPRGSAVNSATTKFTNPSHSHYTLEQKNSLEKRNYADAALSSNPHVSQITRVSSDQDYFASESMNQTVHLVREKLDKIQSCCEHLEAGPVSKRSRVDNRRRI from the exons ATGCCTCGCTATACAAACGAGCCCCCTGCGGTTCGCGTCTATACGATTTGCGATGAGTCAAG GTATTTGATTGTGAGAAACGTTCCGGCATTGGGTTGCGGAGATGAGCTGCTCAAACTGTTCTCCTCCTATGGAAACCTTGAAGA GTGTAAACCGATGGATGCAGAAGAATGTGATGAATTCACAGACGTTTATTTTGTCAAATTTCATTTGGTCAGCAATGCCAG gtttgctaaaagaaaattggatgaGTTTGTTTTCCTTGGTAACCGGCTGCAAGTCTCCTATGCTCCTGACTTTGAAAGTTTGCTTGATACAAAGGAAAAGCTAGAAGTTAGGAGACGAGAAGTTTTAGCACGATTGGATT CTGGAAGACCAAGAGGATCTGCCGTTAATTCAGCAACCACGAAGTTTACAAATCCTTCTCATTCTCATTATACTCTTGAACAGAAGAACTCTCTTGAAAAGAG GAATTATGCAGATGCAGCACTCAGTTCCAATCCACATGTGTCTCAAATAACAAGAGTTTCCTCTGACCAG GATTACTTCGCATCTGAATCTATGAATCAAACTGTGCATCTCGTCAGGGAAAAGCTTGAtaag ATTCAATCATGCTGCGAACATCTGGAAGCTGGACCTGTGAGCAAGAGATCACGTGTGGACAATAGGAGAAGAATCTAA